The nucleotide sequence GTCGACCGGCCGGCGCCAACTGCCCAAGTGCACTTCGTAAAACGACATGGGCTTGTCGAGCGCCTGACGCTCGTGGCGATTGCTCATCCAGCCTTCGTCGTGCCAACGATAACGGTCCAAGTCGACCACCTTGGATGCCGTGCGCGGCGGAATTTCCGCGGCGAAGCCCATGGGGTCGGACTTATCGACTTCGCCACCGTGGGCTTGCTTCACGCGGAATTTGTACAGCGTGCCTTCGCTTAGGCCGGGCACAAACAATTCCCAAATGCCGCCGGGGATGTGCTTGCGAAGCTGGTGGCGTCGGGCGTCCCAATTGTTGAAATCGCCGATGATGCTGATGCCCTGGGCGTTCGGGGCCCACACGGCAAAGTTCACGCCTTCCACGCCGTTCACGGTGCGCACATGGGCGCCCAGCTTGTTGTAGCACTGCCAGTGCTGGCCCTCGCCCAGCAGGTGCAAATCGTAATCGGACAGCAGCGGTGGAAAAGCGTAAGGATCGTGCATCGTGGTTTGCTCGCCCTGCTGGTTGACTTCCTTAATGAAATACTGCGAAGCCAGTTCCGGCTCCGGCGTGGGACATATCGCCTCGTACAAACCGGCCGGATGAATCCGCCGCATCGGCTGCGAACCGCCGTGGGCCGGATGGATAATCCAGGCTTGCTTCGATAGCGGCAGGTAAGCCCGAACCGCCACCGCCCGACGGCCCGAATCGATCACCTCATGCGGCCCGAGGATTTCGAAAGGGTTTTCGTGCCGCCCTTCCACCAAAGCCCGTACTTTCTCCAGCTCAACACTAGTTCGCACAACCGTGTCCTCCAAATTGCTTCCGTTCAAGCGTGATTTTGCCTTGTT is from Pirellulales bacterium and encodes:
- the glgB gene encoding 1,4-alpha-glucan branching enzyme, translated to MRTSVELEKVRALVEGRHENPFEILGPHEVIDSGRRAVAVRAYLPLSKQAWIIHPAHGGSQPMRRIHPAGLYEAICPTPEPELASQYFIKEVNQQGEQTTMHDPYAFPPLLSDYDLHLLGEGQHWQCYNKLGAHVRTVNGVEGVNFAVWAPNAQGISIIGDFNNWDARRHQLRKHIPGGIWELFVPGLSEGTLYKFRVKQAHGGEVDKSDPMGFAAEIPPRTASKVVDLDRYRWHDEGWMSNRHERQALDKPMSFYEVHLGSWRRPVDDPHRWLSYRELAHQLVEYCLEMGYTHIELLPVSEHPFSGSWGYQTVGYYAATSRYGSPHDFMYFVDHCHQHGIGVVVDWVPAHFPRDDHGLRRFDGTAMYEHDDPRKGEHPDWGTLIFNYGRNEVRNFLISNALFWLDKYHLDGLRVDAVASMLYLDYS